One genomic segment of Arthrobacter sp. JZ12 includes these proteins:
- a CDS encoding cytochrome c biogenesis CcdA family protein, translating to MVLALPVALLAGLVSFVSPCVLPLVPGYLGYVSGLTGVDLEQQKRGRMVAGIGLFVVGFSLVFMAYGALFGQLGAWMAGSQEWLLRVFGLVVIVLGIVFMGGLSWFQQDRKIHARVPSGLWGAPLLGLTFGLGWAPCIGPTLSAVQLLAFSNDGASAAKGALLTFVYCLGLGMPFLLIALGLRRGMGAMAFFRKHRLLLQRFGGGMLIAVGVLMASGVWNLWINELQQWLGSVTLPI from the coding sequence ATGGTGCTGGCCCTGCCCGTTGCGCTGCTGGCCGGGCTCGTGTCGTTCGTTTCACCGTGCGTCCTGCCGCTGGTGCCCGGCTACCTGGGTTACGTCAGCGGGCTGACCGGAGTCGATCTCGAACAGCAGAAGCGTGGGCGCATGGTGGCCGGTATCGGGCTGTTCGTCGTCGGGTTTTCGCTCGTTTTCATGGCCTACGGTGCACTTTTCGGGCAGTTGGGTGCCTGGATGGCCGGTTCGCAGGAGTGGCTGCTTCGCGTGTTCGGGCTGGTCGTGATCGTGCTTGGCATCGTGTTCATGGGCGGGCTCTCCTGGTTCCAGCAGGACCGCAAAATCCATGCCCGCGTCCCCAGCGGACTCTGGGGTGCGCCGCTGCTGGGCCTGACGTTCGGGCTGGGTTGGGCTCCCTGCATCGGGCCCACTCTTTCGGCCGTTCAACTGCTCGCCTTCTCGAACGACGGCGCCAGCGCCGCCAAGGGCGCATTGCTCACCTTTGTGTACTGCCTGGGACTGGGAATGCCGTTCCTGCTGATCGCACTCGGACTGAGGCGCGGCATGGGCGCTATGGCGTTCTTCCGGAAGCACCGTCTGCTGCTGCAGCGGTTTGGTGGAGGAATGCTCATCGCTGTGGGCGTCCTGATGGCGTCGGGCGTCTGGAATCTCTGGATCAATGAGCTCCAGCAGTGGCTCGGCAGCGTGACGCTGCCCATCTGA